Proteins encoded within one genomic window of Spirochaetota bacterium:
- a CDS encoding phosphohydrolase, whose product MNKTMCPGQDTRYWRPGDIFNVRCSSCGNDVEFFKDDARRRCNKCGATVQNPRLSMGCARWCGHAKECLGYDPTENLTDAITAGSSMADSLVELILKEFGPSSDVALEAMEALGRANSLLESSPANPRIVIPAVLLLMADGDHRSDGLADGRTESPENMPLPVTEKILRLSGADRGDIEDTCAIIRAFHRGTPIDTAEYRIVMESRGPSMRGN is encoded by the coding sequence ATGAACAAAACCATGTGCCCCGGCCAGGACACTCGCTACTGGCGTCCCGGTGACATTTTCAATGTCCGGTGCTCTTCGTGCGGGAACGACGTTGAGTTTTTCAAGGACGACGCGCGGCGACGCTGCAATAAATGCGGCGCCACCGTGCAGAATCCCCGCCTCTCCATGGGATGCGCCCGGTGGTGCGGTCACGCAAAGGAGTGCCTCGGCTATGACCCCACGGAAAATTTGACCGACGCCATCACCGCGGGATCCTCCATGGCCGACTCTCTTGTCGAATTGATTTTAAAAGAATTCGGCCCTTCCAGCGATGTTGCCCTCGAAGCCATGGAAGCCCTCGGGCGGGCAAATTCTCTCCTGGAATCATCACCGGCAAATCCCCGTATTGTCATTCCCGCCGTTCTTCTTCTCATGGCCGACGGCGATCATCGAAGCGACGGCCTTGCCGATGGGCGGACAGAATCCCCTGAAAATATGCCATTACCGGTAACGGAAAAAATCCTGCGATTATCAGGAGCGGACCGCGGCGACATTGAAGATACCTGCGCCATCATCCGGGCCTTTCACCGGGGAACGCCGATAGATACAGCTGAATACCGCATTGTCATGGAATCCCGCGGCCCTTCGATGCGTGGCAATTGA
- a CDS encoding Rrf2 family transcriptional regulator — translation MSQGILISDAVSLAMHSMAVMASRDGLSSAKDVAGRLGVSEHHLAKVLQRLARCGLVRSTRGPRGGFTLAKKSGAITLLDVYEAIEGPLKERACLMRKKTCNKKRCILGDSMGTMWDIFRKHLKSTYISDISEAYRVEAPR, via the coding sequence ATGTCACAGGGCATTCTCATTTCTGACGCGGTCTCGCTGGCGATGCACTCCATGGCCGTCATGGCTTCCAGGGACGGCCTCTCCAGCGCAAAGGACGTTGCCGGGCGCCTTGGCGTATCGGAACACCACCTGGCCAAGGTGCTACAGCGCCTGGCCCGGTGCGGCCTTGTCAGGTCGACCCGCGGCCCCCGGGGAGGATTCACTCTCGCAAAAAAGAGCGGTGCCATCACCCTTCTTGACGTGTACGAGGCCATTGAGGGTCCTCTGAAAGAAAGGGCCTGCCTGATGCGTAAAAAGACCTGCAACAAAAAGCGCTGCATACTGGGCGATTCGATGGGAACGATGTGGGATATTTTCAGGAAGCACCTGAAATCCACATATATTTCCGATATTTCCGAAGCCTACAGAGTGGAGGCCCCCAGATGA
- a CDS encoding GTP-binding protein gives MSTVEFKFKIVMLGDFAVGKTSLVKRFVYNVFDDMYLTTIGVRVMKKEVVINDRGQIQITLLLWDIGGHQDFQEVTPQYLQGASGAIIVADQTRIQTMEKIESHIGQFRAENPGGAIAIAFNKNDLRLETDNPDGAERQIALNRERHGDAVFRTSARDGENVQDLFIYLAGTVLGGLRR, from the coding sequence ATGAGCACGGTTGAATTCAAGTTTAAAATCGTCATGCTGGGGGACTTTGCCGTCGGGAAGACCAGCCTCGTCAAGCGGTTCGTTTATAATGTTTTCGACGATATGTACCTGACCACGATAGGAGTGCGGGTGATGAAAAAGGAGGTCGTCATCAACGACAGGGGCCAGATTCAAATTACCCTGCTTCTCTGGGATATCGGGGGTCATCAGGATTTTCAGGAGGTCACACCCCAGTATCTTCAGGGCGCAAGCGGCGCCATTATCGTCGCGGATCAAACGCGCATACAGACGATGGAAAAAATTGAAAGCCACATCGGGCAGTTCAGGGCGGAAAATCCCGGCGGCGCCATTGCCATTGCCTTCAACAAGAACGACCTGCGCCTGGAGACGGATAATCCTGACGGGGCGGAGCGACAGATCGCATTGAACCGGGAACGCCATGGCGATGCGGTATTCAGGACCAGCGCCAGAGACGGTGAAAATGTCCAGGATCTCTTTATATACCTTGCCGGAACGGTCTTGGGCGGGTTGCGCCGATGA
- a CDS encoding HD domain-containing protein, whose translation MKDERLSFLVVRFGIYYGTVDKKLRVRFSDDGVFAFLGEEPVNMWMILSDFLPETVGMEKEIMRIISGEKDECSILSVNRQTGNEIFFNIYFLRDHREPDNCIVVIKDLTNELLYRQAIQQKKNEIELLHQILMKKNADLDMANQELMKSHDEQFRLNQSLEIKVHERTHQLEESTMLARRLFSQTVNALMLALEKRDTYTVGHQQRVSELACAIAREMRLDEFIVEGIIVAGNLHDIGKIYVPSEFLTKPGDLSEEEFGVMKAHPKIGFDILSGIEFPWPVAAIILQHHERLDGSGYPYGLTEKDILLEAKILSVADVVEAMATMRPYRIAPGLELALEEVKRYSGIRYDSTVAETCIGLFASQKFAWSHLAGHLR comes from the coding sequence ATGAAGGATGAACGGCTCAGCTTTTTAGTCGTCCGCTTCGGTATCTATTACGGAACAGTGGATAAGAAGCTTCGGGTGCGTTTCAGTGACGACGGCGTATTCGCGTTTCTCGGGGAAGAACCGGTAAACATGTGGATGATTCTCTCCGATTTTCTCCCTGAAACGGTGGGAATGGAAAAGGAAATAATGCGCATTATCAGCGGGGAGAAGGATGAGTGCAGCATTCTGAGCGTGAACAGGCAAACCGGCAACGAAATATTCTTCAACATCTATTTTCTGCGCGATCACCGTGAACCTGACAATTGCATCGTTGTGATCAAGGACCTCACCAATGAGCTACTCTATCGACAGGCCATTCAGCAGAAAAAAAACGAGATCGAGCTCCTGCACCAGATTCTGATGAAAAAGAACGCTGACCTGGACATGGCAAACCAGGAGCTGATGAAAAGCCACGATGAGCAATTCCGTCTGAACCAGAGCCTGGAGATAAAGGTTCACGAACGAACGCACCAGCTGGAGGAAAGCACCATGCTTGCCCGGAGGCTCTTCAGCCAGACCGTCAACGCGCTGATGCTTGCCCTAGAAAAGCGCGACACCTATACCGTGGGCCATCAGCAGCGGGTCTCGGAGCTTGCCTGCGCTATAGCCAGGGAAATGAGGCTGGATGAATTCATCGTCGAGGGAATAATCGTGGCCGGAAATCTCCATGATATCGGCAAGATCTATGTTCCCAGCGAGTTCCTGACTAAGCCCGGCGATCTTTCCGAGGAGGAGTTCGGCGTGATGAAGGCCCATCCGAAAATCGGGTTCGATATCCTGAGCGGAATCGAGTTCCCCTGGCCCGTGGCGGCCATCATCCTGCAGCATCACGAGCGCCTTGACGGGAGCGGGTACCCTTACGGTCTGACGGAGAAGGATATCCTTCTCGAGGCCAAGATTTTAAGCGTCGCGGACGTGGTTGAGGCAATGGCGACGATGAGACCCTACCGTATCGCCCCCGGCCTTGAGCTGGCCCTGGAGGAGGTCAAACGGTACAGCGGCATACGCTATGACAGCACGGTGGCGGAAACCTGCATCGGCCTGTTTGCCTCCCAAAAATTTGCGTGGAGCCATCTCGCCGGTCACCTCCGGTAA
- a CDS encoding flavodoxin family protein produces MKVLGIYGSPRKEGNSDIILDRALEGAAAAGAEVVRIYVRDMKFSGCIECGGCDETGRCVVMDDMQGAYEILLDARVIFLASPVFFCGLTAQAKAFIDRCQALWNRRRIATTPEERRRHAGGTGYLLMAGAASGLYLFTGAEFTAKYFFDALDKSYGGGVFIKAEHRGDAAGNAADLKRAFACGADAVSLEREGRGE; encoded by the coding sequence ATGAAAGTACTTGGCATATACGGAAGTCCCCGGAAGGAGGGGAACAGCGATATCATCCTTGACCGGGCCCTGGAAGGAGCGGCGGCGGCCGGCGCCGAGGTCGTACGGATCTATGTGAGGGATATGAAGTTTTCCGGGTGCATTGAATGCGGCGGCTGCGACGAAACGGGCCGCTGCGTCGTCATGGATGACATGCAGGGCGCCTATGAAATCCTCCTGGACGCCCGCGTCATTTTCCTGGCGTCGCCGGTATTTTTCTGCGGCCTGACCGCCCAGGCGAAGGCCTTCATCGACCGCTGCCAGGCCCTCTGGAACAGGCGGAGGATCGCCACCACACCGGAGGAGCGGAGGCGCCATGCCGGAGGGACCGGGTATCTCCTCATGGCAGGGGCCGCGTCGGGTCTTTACCTGTTCACCGGCGCCGAGTTTACCGCGAAATATTTTTTCGACGCCCTGGACAAGTCCTACGGCGGCGGCGTGTTCATCAAGGCGGAGCACCGGGGCGATGCCGCGGGTAACGCCGCTGACTTGAAGCGGGCCTTTGCATGCGGAGCTGATGCAGTCAGCCTGGAAAGGGAGGGACGGGGAGAATGA
- a CDS encoding 2-dehydropantoate 2-reductase, with protein sequence MKIAIVGPGAVGLLLAGYLQKSGAAVTLVDELAERAVLLNRDGIRWEGAELDFRFSVPVTLGLKDPRGTDLVILCVKAYHTDGAARQLRESGYRGPVMTLQNGVGNIEMIMANCPGNAVIAGVTSEGANLAAENHVRHAGKGKTLFGTVMEGRPDGGFMEELVATMRKGGLDAELSADPQSLVWGKVLVNAGINALTAIFRVRNGRLLEIEPARALMKDLVLEGKEVILRKGLRLIDADPVARVEEVCRRTAENYSSMYMDIKNGRRTEIDFINGAIVREGAALNMPCPYNDAVVKIVKGLESS encoded by the coding sequence ATGAAAATCGCCATAGTCGGTCCCGGGGCCGTGGGGCTCCTCCTTGCCGGATATCTCCAGAAGAGCGGCGCCGCGGTGACCCTGGTGGATGAGCTGGCTGAACGGGCGGTCCTTCTGAACAGGGATGGGATCCGCTGGGAGGGAGCTGAATTGGATTTCAGATTTTCCGTGCCGGTGACCCTGGGCCTGAAGGACCCGCGGGGCACCGACCTGGTCATACTCTGCGTCAAGGCCTATCATACCGATGGCGCAGCCCGCCAGCTCCGTGAGTCTGGGTATCGCGGGCCGGTGATGACCCTGCAGAACGGTGTCGGCAATATCGAAATGATCATGGCCAATTGCCCCGGCAATGCCGTGATAGCCGGAGTCACATCGGAAGGGGCGAACCTGGCGGCCGAGAATCACGTTCGCCATGCCGGCAAAGGTAAAACCCTTTTCGGGACGGTCATGGAGGGGCGGCCCGACGGCGGCTTCATGGAGGAATTGGTTGCGACCATGAGAAAGGGAGGTCTTGACGCGGAGCTGTCGGCGGATCCGCAGTCACTGGTGTGGGGAAAGGTGCTGGTGAACGCCGGCATAAACGCCCTTACGGCGATCTTCCGGGTGAGGAACGGCCGGCTTCTCGAGATCGAGCCGGCCCGGGCCCTCATGAAGGACCTGGTTCTGGAAGGAAAAGAGGTCATCCTGCGAAAGGGGCTTAGGCTGATCGACGCGGACCCGGTGGCCCGGGTCGAGGAGGTGTGCCGTCGGACCGCCGAGAATTATTCATCCATGTACATGGATATTAAGAATGGCCGGAGGACGGAGATTGATTTTATCAACGGCGCCATTGTCCGGGAAGGGGCGGCGCTGAATATGCCGTGCCCCTATAACGATGCCGTTGTGAAGATAGTGAAAGGGCTGGAGAGCTCCTGA